The following nucleotide sequence is from Candidatus Neomarinimicrobiota bacterium.
GAATTGTATTTCTGGGGACACCGGTTGATGATACGGTTGCGAGTCTTGTCATCGCCCAACTTCTGTTTCTGGAAGCGGAGAAAGCCGACAAGGATATCTCTCTCTATATCAATTGTCCCGGTGGATCTGTGACGGCGGGACTGGGAATTCTGGACACAATGAACTACGTCAAGCCGGATATTTCTACCATCTGTATGGGGCAGGCCTCCAGTATGGGCGCTGTTCTCCTGGCTGCGGGAACCAAAGGGAAGCGGTCAGCGCTGCCCAATGCCAGAGTGATGATCCATCAGCCGTGGGCCGGCATGCAGGGGACTG
It contains:
- the clpP gene encoding ATP-dependent Clp endopeptidase proteolytic subunit ClpP encodes the protein MSIQAQIVPIVVEQTGRMERAYDIYSRLLKERIVFLGTPVDDTVASLVIAQLLFLEAEKADKDISLYINCPGGSVTAGLGILDTMNYVKPDISTICMGQASSMGAVLLAAGTKGKRSALPNARVMIHQPWAGMQGTASDIQIHAQELLSMKDRLNKILADQTGQTLKKIGKDTDRDFFMTPKEAKDYGIIDKVLASR